The following is a genomic window from Bacteroidia bacterium.
GATCCCGCTGCTGAACAGCGTGGAAGTCAATGTTCTCAGAACGAGACGACGAAACACGGTGGTGGGCTTCTCATGGAACAGTGGATACACCATGCTGTTGCCACCGTAATCGTTCCGTGCATACACAGCCATGCTCTTCTGCATGAAGCGCCGGGTGAATCCTCCATGGATGCGCAGACCGACATTGTGCCTGAAACCATTCGCTCCGTCTGCCTCGTACAGCTCGATGTGCGCGCCGCGCTCCCACTCGTCCCCGCGTTGAAAATAATTTCCGGTCCAGTGCGGGTCGCTCTCCTTCCAGTACACACCGGGTACCATGATGCCTGTGCTGTCGTCGAACAGTCCGTCCGGATCCGAGCAAATGGATACGACGGGCAACTTTTCATGATCAACGCCGAGCTCGCGTATGAAGTAGGAATGTGTCGCGACGTCGCTGACACGCCGTCCCGCACTGTCGAACGCCGCGGCGCGAAGCACCAGTGCTTGCTTCTGGCGGGTCAGATACGGGATGTGAAAATCCGGCGGTGACAGACGAATGGACGCAATATCCTCTTTCGACCACAAGGTACTGTCAAGCATCAGCGTCTGAGAATACTTCGGTGATTCACTCGTCGGCGTACTTCCATCGGTGGTGTAGTGAATTCGTGACGACGCTTCGCGGCAGCTCAGCGTTAACTCGAACACGCGCTCGTACCTGCCTCCGGGAGTGGAAAAAGTCACGACATCATGCAGACACTCTCCGCCGTTGGGTGCGCCGGGTGTGGGACTCAACAATACGACGAAGCTCCCGCAGCCATCCGGCACAGCTCCAAAACTGGTATTTGACTTCAGCTGTACGGGTCCCACTGAGGAGACAACGCAGCCGCCGCAGGAGAGCAGGAGATGCTCGCCATCGGCATCAATTTTGAAATTGGTGTGCAATGGTTTTCCGGGATCCGCTCTGTCCTTCCCTGAAGCGAACACTACGATAAAACTGTGGGCGTTGATCGCGGTATCGGGGAACAGCCATTTATCCGGAGTTCCCCGTTTGTCCGAAAGGCTGTACCCCGCGAGCGACAGGGGAACATCCGCCGTATTGTACAACTCTATCCAGTCCACAGCCTCACCATCCTCATCCTGAAAAAACCCGCTGTTGGACGACATGAATTCATTGATCACCAGGTTCTGACCAACCGACGGAGCAGGAAGCAGGAGCAGGAATCCGATGAAAATGCGGTCAATGTGTCTGCACAGGCGAAGCAGCTGATTTCCAGCGTTTGTGTGTGTCATTGCCCTCTCCTCCAGAGTGCTGTACGATACATCGCACATATTTTCGGTGATACGCCGCTGACGCTGTACGCATTACCGCGAGGTTCTTCTTTGCCGGGCGTTCACCGTCGTGTGCCTGTCGGAGCGAAATACTCCTGCCTGCTCCGACTGCGTCCTGCCGGCGTCCGGCATATTTAAGGATGAAAATTATACCGGATTTTACTGAATTGCAACACCAAAATCGAGGAACTACTCCTTTTCGTAAACGTCGCATTACCTGCGCCGTGGCACGTGCTTGCAGCAGTGTCGCCACCCTCCCGCGGAGGTCTCCACAGCTTACGGTACGAACCGGTTGATAAAGCGCAAATAGCCCTGGCGACCGCCCTCACCGTTCCATCGTTCCAGAGAGAGC
Proteins encoded in this region:
- a CDS encoding CotH kinase family protein — protein: MTHTNAGNQLLRLCRHIDRIFIGFLLLLPAPSVGQNLVINEFMSSNSGFFQDEDGEAVDWIELYNTADVPLSLAGYSLSDKRGTPDKWLFPDTAINAHSFIVVFASGKDRADPGKPLHTNFKIDADGEHLLLSCGGCVVSSVGPVQLKSNTSFGAVPDGCGSFVVLLSPTPGAPNGGECLHDVVTFSTPGGRYERVFELTLSCREASSRIHYTTDGSTPTSESPKYSQTLMLDSTLWSKEDIASIRLSPPDFHIPYLTRQKQALVLRAAAFDSAGRRVSDVATHSYFIRELGVDHEKLPVVSICSDPDGLFDDSTGIMVPGVYWKESDPHWTGNYFQRGDEWERGAHIELYEADGANGFRHNVGLRIHGGFTRRFMQKSMAVYARNDYGGNSMVYPLFHEKPTTVFRRLVLRTLTSTLFSSGIEDIMGGKLASMVDVDWPASRPAVLYLNGAYWGIYFIQEKMDEHFVEGATGVSADSIDIIVDWTGWPDHGSGENFQSLYSFIEHADLTKDSVMDVVSSWIDVDNFIDYQLLEIVIANTDWPVTNMKMWRERKDGARWRWMYFDGDAAMTMADFDAFENALCTKDQPWPTNARSTLFLRKLLTNDDFNARFFRRLEHVLNNEFAFETMSPLFRDITLQINSEIPRQIQRFPMLQDYCTWLHCLGSVFDFLRYRHCSVGRHATEHFGIRMQLPDCPEGTSDAAMQASVTGPAIAVYPNPGNGMVTLELKDAPPQRVLLEVSDMLGRKVHSAESLLSDGDGKLTIDLGGLPSGPYLLRFIGRQRQQTFRIFISRQ